Genomic DNA from Mycobacterium stomatepiae:
CAACGTCTCGGGGTTACGCGAAAACAATTTCGTGCGCATCGCGGGCGTGGAAGTAGGCAAGGTCAAGGCAGTCTCCGTGCAGCCCGATTCCACGGTGCGGGTCGAGTTCACCGCAGACAAGACGGTGACACTCACCGAGGGAAGCCGGGCGATTGTCCGCTACGACGACCTTTTCGGAGGCAGATTCCTCGCACTGGAGGAAGGTGCCGGGGGGGTCAAGAAACTCAACCCAGGGGCAACCATCCCGCTGGGTCGCACCCAGCCGGCCCTGGATCTAGACGCGTTGATCGGGGGATTACGGCCCCTGTTCCGCTCCCTCGACCCTGATCAGGTCAATGCGCTGAGCGGTCAGTTGATACAGGCCTTACAGGGCCAGGGCGCCACGATCGGTTCGGTGCTGACTCAGGCCGCCTCGGTCAGCGGCACTCTCGCCGATCGCGACCAGCTGTTCGGCCAGCTCATCACGAACCTGAACACCGTGCTCACATCGGCAGGCGAACAGGACAAACAGGTCGCCAAGGCCCTCGATTCGCTAACCACGCTCAGCAATACGCTCAACACCCGACGCGACGCGCTCGCGAATGGTTTGAAGGGTGCCGCACGGCTCTTCAAGGCGGGCAACGAGGTCCTGGAGGCGGCCCGCGATCCACTTAAACAGGTGGTGGACGAAGGGGGTCGCGTTGGCGGAACCATCATGGCCGACAAGGACTTTGTCGACAACCTGATTAACACCCTGCCCGACGATTACCGGATCATCGGCCGCGAGGGCCTGTACGGCGACTTCTTCACCTTCTACCTATGCGACCTGATTTTGAAGGTGAATGGCAAGAACGGGCAGCCGACCGATATCACGCTGGCCAGCCAGCGTTCGGGGAGGTGCACCCCGAAATGAAACGTGCATATCAACGGCTCTTCGAGATGAAGCAATTCTCCGAGCGCAATCCCTACAAAATCGGCATCATCGGCATGGTCGTCGTGGCCATGGCGGTATTTATTGCGCTGTATTACGACAAGCTGACCTTCCTCACCGGCGACAAGGAATACACGGCGTACTTCGCCGAGGCCGGTGGGCTGGAGACCAACAGCGTCGTCGAGGTCTCGGGTGCCCGCGTCGGCCGCGTATCGTCGGTCGGCCTGGATGGACCGAAGGTAGTGGTCACGTTCCACATTCCCGGCGACATACGACTCGGCGACCGCACCGAGGCCTCGGTCAAATTGAAGACCCTGCTGGGGAGCAAGCTCATCGAGCTCACCCCGCGAGGCGATCGTCCGCTGTCCGGGCCGATACCGCTGGAGCGGACCACGTCGGCCTATCAGCTGCCCGATGTGCTGGGCGACCTCTCCAAGACGGTCGCCAAGTTGAACACCGACCAGCTGTCGACCGCGCTTTCGGTGGTGGCCAACGAATTCAGTGGGACCCCACCGCAAGTCAAGGCGGCGGCGGACGGAGTGGCACGGTTTTCCCAGACTTTGGATGAGCGTGACAAGGAGCTGCGGAACCTGCTCGCCAACGCCCAAAAAGTGACAAAGGTCCTCGGTGACCGCAGCGAGCACATAGTAAACCTCGTCGGCGACACCAACATGCTGCTGGCGCGGCTCAAAGCCGAGGACCGCTACCTGGACCGAATATTCAACGACAACAGCAACATTGTCCGGGCGCTGATGAAAGTCGTCGACGACAACCATGCGAACTTGAAACCCGCGCTGGAGAAACTCAACGGGGTGCTGGGGCTGCTCAACAATCGGAAGGGACGCATCCAGGAGGCGCTCAAGGGTCTCAACAGTTTCGCGCTCGCGCTGGGTGAAGCGGTGGCCTCGGGTCCGTTCTTCAAGGCCTACCTGGTGAACCTGCTGCCGGGACAGTTCGTCCAGCCGTTCATCGACTCCGCCTTCTCCGATCTCGGGTTGGATCCCGCGACCCTGCTGCCCTCGCAGCTCACCGATCCGCAGACCGGTCAGCCGGCCACCCCGCCTTTGCCGATGCCGTACCCGCGGACCGGCCAGGGTGGTGACCCGCGCATGAACATTCCCGATGCCATCACCGGCAACCCCGGCGACCTGCCCTGCAGTGTCCCGGGCCGCCCGGGCGCACCTGGCTGTTATCCGCTTCGGCCAGAACCTCCGGCGCCGCCGCCGGGCGGGCTGCCGCCGGGGCCGCCGGCACTGGGGCCGGGACCGGGCAACGCGTCGACGGGCCCTGTCGAGCAGCCCGCACCCGGACAAACACCGCCGGGCCAGGGGCCGGTGCTGGCGCCGACTGAGTCCTTCGGCCCGCGGCCGGGTCCTGCGCAAGGGGTCAGCAGTGAAGTCCCGCAAGTCACAAATGATCGTGGCCTCGGTGTTGGCACTGCTGCTCGTGGGCGTGGCTGCCGCGTGGATGTGGTGGCCCGCCGACCGTACAAATGTCGTCGGATACTTCGACAACGCCAACGGCA
This window encodes:
- a CDS encoding MCE family protein codes for the protein MRHKFRGILVRFAIYATVCSLGIALLLAVFGQFRFEESNDYNAVFANVSGLRENNFVRIAGVEVGKVKAVSVQPDSTVRVEFTADKTVTLTEGSRAIVRYDDLFGGRFLALEEGAGGVKKLNPGATIPLGRTQPALDLDALIGGLRPLFRSLDPDQVNALSGQLIQALQGQGATIGSVLTQAASVSGTLADRDQLFGQLITNLNTVLTSAGEQDKQVAKALDSLTTLSNTLNTRRDALANGLKGAARLFKAGNEVLEAARDPLKQVVDEGGRVGGTIMADKDFVDNLINTLPDDYRIIGREGLYGDFFTFYLCDLILKVNGKNGQPTDITLASQRSGRCTPK